The Antennarius striatus isolate MH-2024 chromosome 20, ASM4005453v1, whole genome shotgun sequence genome includes a region encoding these proteins:
- the fasn2 gene encoding phthioceranic/hydroxyphthioceranic acid synthase: MDETEDGIAVVGIGCNFPGGEGLDNFWKVLLEGRNCSVPIPRDRFDISSWYDPDDNKAGKSRTAKAALIDGFNEFDHKFFGITDSEVEQMDPQQKQLLQCVYRALENAGIPMEEASGTRTGVFFGLMNRDYETNAAHVHPNVINHWTGTGLAMSIAANRVSFIFNFTGPSLSIDCACSSSLVALHLACQSIKQGDCDMAVCGGVNCIIEPRVFVALSKAKMISPDGTSKPFSNRADGYGRGEGCGVVLLKPLKKAIQDHDHIWGTISKTAVNQDGRSVTPITRPSMTQQEELLRRIYSETDIAKVQYIEAHGTGTPVGDPTEAGSISNVIAKARPSGLETLRIGSVKSNIGHTESAAGVAGLIKVLLMMKHETIVPSAFYSEETASVDAKALNIKIPKEAEKWESSGERIAGVNNFGFGGTNAHTIVKQHKQSCIVQNNEEKTAKFFVLSANSPKSLTLMMEDTIKQLDAGTKVDLDPLLYTSACRRSHLKHKYRKAIMVSSLDDLKEKLRANVSKNVRPSNLEARLVYVFCGNGVTYHGMCKELLKHEPVFKDKIQEITQIFQRLSTLNILDTLESEFEHSEFKMPYVSQPVLFAVQVGITTLLRHWGVKPDAILGHSVGEVAAAHCSGLLSLKDAIKVIYYRSTLQNKVTGGKMLVISNMAVSEVAAHLPHYSGRICIAAFNSPESCSLSGDAEAIETIYEELSTSANSQNLFLRVLDINAAYHSNMMDPILPDIVKTVGSLQVNNPETELFSTVTGKEVQQGDFCSGEYWARNIREPVVFEQAVKSATKGKQNVVFVEIGPRRALQRNIMESLGNDSVVLASLQPGKDHETIMSVVSKLFELRVNVNWNTFYKGHESVPLPIPKYQFDCSDRDVIIGAAQNNKGGSHPILCQTGSESNFFSCDLKSDSCFYLKEHKHSDVPIIPGALYAELGLAAFMASAKPKVPLRSVQLSVSFHSPFVLSQNSPEMKVQLEQTKEETLFKVLSPSAMYASGTVVSKKERLIDEQCISLSSIYKRCKSVVSAQEFYWYLSQGGFQYGNIFQNKGDVYYGKDLKETFAIVRVPDELQSQLHDYCIHPVMLDFLMQLLPVTVEHVFAGRPGFPAKIGSLTVFEPLQDEMIVYLRAIDVGLDHFEVCGCFADKEGRVLVEVKHVTVKYLGNRSHVVEEYFYHNAFDVIPESTSSSSPPKALVFCDRIGISKGLQQYLDPMSRCVSFTHAKDILSHGFPSLLANLNITDIEKNFDEVLFLWGKENLTSLAADLVLQNLVNCCEIFRQIVLELKKIHFPHSIRAVTYCSSDITVDHISPGFAVIGMTRSFAAEIPELSFQLIDISTTSAEDIAALSEVLRSCPCNKYPELVVKGGQILKPSIVRTPPEITDKSEATFSSALLDPCILQTLDAHKMIQLSAIPFEEEAQQINDTSVEIRPTKICVHSSDYFPVSASHLKFGQTLYWNKHSSQTHNLLALDFSGIVTAVGKDVKKLKVGDHVASCYPVVAASKVRVPEDVCYSTKRFPFLQRTPCVSYFVLAWEILNRALPRTKHNLGIISSMPDSALMKILALTSYKSGWNVIVGTQCNGSFVGVSQIDSFVILPPFDESLIVSILNFPGVQHVVLVCETHCLLAKDVLKIEKDSVHVQTIQMPFILQKGFLSVERPHIYHWLKSLGLSRKFYLESFIFQSLKTENIKSFNSEKRQSYFSSKELALVVLDKDVGGVPSEIPLLPTKKQLFRKRAVYIVVGGLSGLGFETVKFISQRGGEYVVILSRSKPTPDVQEQIHKVEKQCGNLITAMECDISVSESVHKVISVIGQKLPSCPIRGVFHSAVVLRDGMIETLNRSLYEEVLQPKVNGVLNLHNATQHCPLDYFVCYSSISAFLGNASQTNYGAANTFLDMFCQYRRKLGLPAQSISWGALNLGLLLNKEHFQRFLEAKGMMVLEVAEIYKSLEQCLLLNRPHQAVCRFHFRNIRYNILSQNVALTLRLSALVEEAFQKSKEMDSENKQSEYVSPKQYTISLLSETIGMDKSELKDETLLSSLGIDSMQAMTLQNLIFQERGVNVPLVKLLDPSATLATVVAVLSEGGESETLSEAQESLSVGDMTVVSTRL, from the exons GGTCAACTGTATAATAGAACCAAGAGTGTTTGTTGCTCTCAGCAAAGCCAAGATGATCTCACCTGACGGGACGAGCAAACCCTTTTCCAACAGAGCAGATGGTTATGGCAGAGGGGAGGGCTGTGGGGTCGTTCTGCTGAAGCCTCTGAAAAAG GCTATACAAGATCATGACCACATTTGGGGTACCATCAGCAAAACAGCCGTCAACCAAGATGGACGCTCGGTGACTCCAATCACAAGACCCTCCATGACCCAACAAGAGGAACTCCTCCGTAGGATCTATTCAGAGACTGACATAGCAAAGGTCCAGTACATTGAGGCACATGGGACTGGAACACCAGTTGGAGACCCAACAGAAGCAGGAAGCATCTCAAACGTAATTGCGAAAGCCAGACCTTCTGGTTTAGAGACACTTCGGATTGGCTCTGTGAAGAGCAACATTGGACATACAGAGTCTGCCGCTGGAGTGGCTGGACTCATTAAAGTTCTGCTCATGATGAAACATGAGACAATTGTTCCCTCTGCTTTTTACTCTGAGGAGACTGCCAGTGTAGATGCCAAAGCCCTGAATATTAAAATTCCAAAGGAAGCAGAAAAGTGGGAGTCCTCTGGGGAAAGGATTGCAGGAGTAAACAATTTTGGCTTTGGGGGAACAAACGCACATACCATTGTCAAGCAGCATAAACAGTCTTGCATTGTGCAAAACAATGAGGAAAAAACAgcaaagttttttgttttatcagcaAATTCACCCAAATCTCTTACTCTAATGATGGAAGACACCATTAAACAGCTTGATGCAGGCACCAAAGTTGATCTAGACCCCCTCTTGTACACATCAGCGTGTAGGAGAAGCCatctaaaacataaatataggAAGGCCATCATGGTATCATCTTTGGATGATCTGAAAGAGAAGCTAAGAGCCAATGTGAGCAAAAATGTTCGCCCATCCAACTTGGAAGCGAGGTTAGTGTATGTCTTTTGTGGAAATGGTGTCACGTACCATGGCATGTGCAAAGAGCTCCTGAAACATGAACCTGTCTTCAAGGATAAAATCCAAGAGATTACCCAAATTTTCCAAAGACTAAGCACACTGAACATCTTGGATACACTTGAGAGTGAGTTTGAGCACAGTGAATTCAAAATGCCATATGTTTCCCAGCCTGTCCTCTTTGCTGTCCAAGTTGGTATCACCACCTTGCTCAGACATTGGGGTGTCAAGCCAGATGCAATACTTGGACACTCTGTTGGCGAAGTTGCTGCTGCACACTGTTCTGGACTTTTGTCTCTCAAAGATGCAATTAAAGTTATTTATTACCGCAGCACTCTCCAGAACAAAGTTACTGGAGGGAAAATGCTTGTCATCAGTAACATGGCTGTATCAGAGGTAGCTGCTCATCTTCCTCATTACTCTGGAAGAATTTGCATTGCTGCTTTCAATAGTCCAGAGTCCTGCTCCCTCTCAGGTGATGCAGAAGCAATTGAGACCATCTATGAAGAGCTAAGTACCTCAGCCAATAGTCAGAACCTGTTCCTTCGGGTACTGGACATCAATGCTGCTTACCACAGCAACATGATGGACCCGATTTTACCAGACATAGTGAAGACAGTTGGGTCTTTACAGGTGAATAATCCTGAAACAGAGTTGTTCTCAACAGTGACAGGCAAGGAGGTCCAGCAGGGAGATTTCTGCTCAGGCGAATACTGGGCTAGAAACATTCGTGAGCCTGTAGTTTTTGAGCAGGCAGTGAAGTCAGCAACTAAAGGAAAACAGAATGTCGTTTTTGTGGAAATAGGACCAAGAAGGGCACTGCAGAGAAACATCATGGAATCTCTAGGTAATGACAGTGTTGTTCTTGCATCTCTGCAGCCAGGGAAAGATCATGAAACTATCATGTCTGTTGTCTCCAAGCTGTTTGAACTGAGGGTCAATGTAAATTGGAACACATTCTACAAAGGGCATGAGTCTGTGCCACTACCAATACCAAAATACCAATTTGATTGCTCAGACAGAGATGTCATCATTGGAGCAGCACAAAACAACAAAGGCGGTAGTCATCCCATTctttgtcagacaggaagtgaaagtaATTTTTTCAGCTGTGATCTGAAGTCTGACTCTTGTTTCTATTTGAAAGAGCACAAACACAGTGATGTTCCCATCATTCCTGGTGCCTTATATGCTGAGTTGGGTTTGGCTGCATTCATGGCAAGTGCCAAACCAAAAGTGCCACTCAGGTCAGTGCAGCTCAGTGTCAGTTTTCACAGTCCATTTGTTTTAAGCCAGAACTCACCTGAAATGAAGGTGCAACTTgagcaaacaaaagaagaaactcTGTTCAAAGTTCTCTCTCCATCTGCTATGTATGCATCAGGAACAGTGGTTTCAAAGAAAGAGAGGCTGATTGATGAGCAGTGCATTTCACTAAGTTCCATTTACAAAAGATGCAAATCAGTGGTGAGCGCCCAGGAATTCTATTGGTATCTTTCTCAAGGAGGTTTTCAGTATGGCAATATCTTCCAGAATAAGGGGGATGTGTATTATGGAAAAGATCTAAAGGAAACTTTCGCAATTGTCAGAGTTCCAGATGAGCTGCAGTCTCAGTTGCATGATTACTGCATTCATCCCGTTATGCTAGATTTTCTAATGCAGCTTCTCCCAGTTACAGTAGAGCATGTTTTTGCTGGTAGACCAGGCTTTCCTGCCAAAATAGGCAGTTTGACAGTGTTTGAACCCTTGCAAGATGAAATGATTGTCTACCTACGAGCAATTGATGTGGGCCTTGATCACTTTGAGGTTTGTGGCTGCTTTGCAGATAAGGAAGGAAGAGTTCTGGTTGAGGTTAAGCATGTGACAGTCAAGTATCTTGGCAATCGTTCTCATGTAGTTGAGGAATACTTTTACCACAATGCCTTTGATGTCATTCCTGAAAGcacctcatcttcatctcctcctaaAGCCTTGGTCTTCTGTGACCGTATAGGGATTTCTAAAGGCCTTCAACAATATTTGGACCCTATGTCTAGGTGTGTTTCCTTCACACATGCTAAAGATATCTTGAGCCACGGGTTTCCTTCTCTGTTGGCGAATCTCAATATAACAGATATTGAGAAAAACTTTGATGAGGTCTTATTTTTGTGGGGCAAAGAGAACCTCACATCACTGGCAGCTGATCTTGTCCTGCAGAATTTGGTGAATTGCTGTGAGATTTTTCGTCAAATAGTTCTTGAGCTAAAGAAAATTCACTTCCCACACTCCATCAGAGCAGTAACATATTGCTCATCTGACATCACAGTGGACCACATAAGTCCAGGCTTTGCTGTCATTGGTATGACAAGGTCATTTGCTGCAGAGATACCAGAGCTTTCATTTCAGTTGATTGATATAAGCACCACATCTGCGGAGGACATTGCAGCTCTTTCTGAAGTCCTAAGATCTTGTCCTTGTAACAAGTACCCAGAGTTGGTGGTAAAAGGTGGGCAGATTCTGAAACCATCCATTGTCCGTACGCCCCCTGAAATCACTGACAAATCTGAAGCGACATTTTCTTCTGCACTACTTGACCCCTGCATCCTCCAAACGCTAGATGCACATAAGATGATTCAACTGAGTGCCATTCCCTTTGAGGAGGAAgctcaacaaataaatgatACATCAGTTGAAATTCGGCCTACCAAAATATGCGTTCACTCATCTGATTACTTCCCCGTAAGTGCATCACATCTCAAATTTGGCCAGACACTTTACTGGAACAAGCACTCCTCCCAGACGCACAATCTTCTTGCTCTTGATTTCAGTGGTATTGTTACTGCAGTTGGAAAAGATGTCAAGAAATTGAAAGTGGGAGACCATGTTGCTTCCTGTTATCCTGTGGTGGCAGCCAGCAAAGTCAGAGTTCCAGAGGATGTGTGCTACAGCACCAAACGGTTCCCATTCCTTCAAAGAACACCCTGTGTTTCCTACTTTGTACTTGCATGGGAGATTCTAAATCGAGCCCTGCCCAGGACCAAACATAATCTAGGAATCATATCCTCTATGCCAGATTCTGCCCTGATGAAAATCTTGGCGCTCACCTCTTACAAGTCAGGTTGGAATGTGATTGTTGGCACACAATGCAATGGTTCTTTTGTTGGTGTCAGTCAAATAGATTCATTTGTCATCCTGCCTCCCTTTGATGAATCTTTGATCGTTAGCATTCTTAACTTTCCAGGTGTCCAACATGTTGTCTTGGTCTGTGAAACTCACTGTTTGCTTGCTAAGGATGTTCTCAAAATTGAAAAGGACAGTGTTCATGTGCAGACAATTCAAATGCCATTCATTTTGCAAAAAGGGTTCTTGAGTGTAGAACGGCCACACATTTACCACTGGTTGAAGTCCTTGGGCTTGAGCAGGAAATTTTATCTCGAAAGCTTTATCTTTCAAAGtttgaaaactgaaaacatcAAAAGTTTTAATTCAGAAAAGCGGCAATCTTACTTCAGCTCAAAGGAGTTGGCTCTTGTGGTTCTTGATAAAGATGTCGGTGGTGTCCCTTCTGAGATTCCATTGTtgccaacaaaaaaacagcttttccgAAAGAGGGCAGTATACATAGTGGTAGGTGGTCTATCTGGTTTGGGATTTGAAACTGTCAAGTTCATCTCCCAAAGAGGTGGTGAGTATGTTGTCATACTCTCAAGGAGTAAGCCCACACCAGATGTTCAGGAACAGATTCATAAGGTGGAAAAACAGTGTGGAAACCTCATCACTGCCATGGAGTGTGACATATCTGTGTCAGAGTCTGTGCACAAGGTTATCAGTGTTATTGGTCAGAAATTGCCTTCTTGTCCAATCAGAGGGGTGTTTCATAGTGCAGTTGTCTTGCGTGATGGGATGATTGAGACCCTTAACAGGTCTCTTTATGAGGAAGTTCTCCAACCCAAAGTAAATGGTGTATTGAATTTACACAATGCCACACAGCACTGTCCGTTggattattttgtgtgttactCCTCCATCTCAGCTTTCCTGGGAAATGCATCCCAAACCAACTATGGAGCAGCCAATACattccttgacatgttttgccaGTACCGGCGCAAACTCGGTCTGCCTGCACAGTCTATCAGTTGGGGTGCTCTAAACCTTGGTCTTCTTTTGAATAAGGAGCACTTTCAGAGGTTCCTGGAGGCAAAGGGAATGATGGTGCTTGAAGTGGCCGAGATTTACAAAAGTCTGGAGCAATGCCTCTTGCTCAATCGACCTCACCAAGCTGTTTGCAGGTTTCATTTCAGGAACATCAGGTATAACATCCTCTCTCAAAATGTGGCCTTAACCCTGCGTCTGTCGGCATTGGTGGAAGAGGCTTTCCAAAAGTCCAAAGAGATGGATTCTGAAAATAAACAAAGTGAATATGTCTCACCAAAACAGTACACTATCTCTCTGCTGAGTGAGACCATTGGTATGGATAAAAGTGAGCTGAAAGATGAAACGCTTCTTTCGTCGTTAGGTATTGACTCGATGCAGGCCATGACTCTGCAGAATCTCATCTTTCAGGAGAGAGGTGTGAATGTGCCCTTGGTGAAACTGTTGGACCCAAGTGCCACGTTGGCAACAGTTGTAGCTGTGCTGAGTGAGGGAGGTGAAAGTGAAACTTTAAGTGAAGCACAAGAGTCTCTTTCAGTTGGGGACATGACTGTTGTTTCTACTAGattgtaa